A section of the Scleropages formosus chromosome 16, fSclFor1.1, whole genome shotgun sequence genome encodes:
- the cnga1a gene encoding cyclic nucleotide gated channel subunit alpha 1a: MPSLVNTHHTHLVPPQIILPEMDSDEQEDSDSRKGCCPPGPRALFNMNNSNNNEEEEKRKNKKEKKEKKEKKEKKKEKKEKKKDKEKEKEEREKEKEKEKEKEKEKEKKDEPKEVFVINPGDNIYYQWLFVITIPVMYNWTVIIARACFEELQHKYLVMWFFLDYISDIIYLGDMMFRSRTGFLEQGLLVKDEKKLREKYVQSFQFRLDAVSMLPTDILYFLLGLDYPEIRINKLLRVNRMFEFFQQSETKTAYPNIFRISTLVMYIVIICHWNACLFYSFSKSIGFGSDTWVYPDITVPEYGELLRKYSYSLYWSTMTLTTIGETPPPILDSEFLFVVVDFLVGVLIFATIVGNVGSMIMNMNAARAEFQHRVDCIKQYMHVRKVSKDLEDRVIKWFDYLWNNKKAADEKHVLRYLPDKLKAEIAINVHLDTLKKVRIFQDCEAGLLIELVLKLRPQVFSPGDYICRKGDIGREMYIIKDGKLAVVADDGITQFVVLSDGSYFGEISILNIKGSKAGNRRTANIRSIGYSDLYCLSKDDLMEALTEYPEAKGMLEEKGRQILMKDGLIDMDPSKLMPDAKDMEDKVNRMYATLELMQTKLKRLMGQYDSTYQTMRDRVRLMEKYAGETWEEDSEEEEKKEGMEEGEKAEEKKEGDDGGEKEEEK; this comes from the exons ATGCCGTCGCTGGTGAACACCCACCACACTCACCTGGTCCCTCCGCAAATAATCCTGCCAGAGATGGACAGCGATGAGCAGGAGGACTCcgacagcaggaa aggatGCTGTCCACCTGGTCCCAGGGCCCTGTTTAATatgaacaacagcaacaataacgAGGA agaagaaaagagaaagaataaaaaagagaagaaagagaagaaggagaagaaggagaa aaaaaaggagaagaaagaaaaaaagaaagacaaagagaaggaaaaagaggaacgggagaaagaaaaggagaaggagaaagaaaaggagaaggagaaagaaaaaaaggatga GCCCAAGGAAGTGTTTGTCATCAACCCAGGAGACAACATCTACTACCAGTGGCTGTTCGTCATCACCATCCCGGTCATGTACAACTGGACCGTCATCATCGCCAG AGCCTGCTTTGAAGAATTGCAACACAAGTACCTGGTCATGTGGTTCTTCCTGGACTACATATCAGACATCATTTACCTGGgcgacatgatgttcaggtcaAGGACAG GCTTCCTGGAGCAAGGCTTGCTGGTCAAAGATGAGAAGAAGCTCAGGGAGAAATACGTCCAAAGTTTTCAGTTCAGATTAGACGCCGTGTCCATGTTGCCCACTGACATCTTATACTTCCTTCTGGGTCTCGACTACCCGGAAATCCGCATCAACAAGCTACTTCGTGTAAACCGAATGTTTGAGTTCTTCCAACAGTCCGAGACCAAGACTGCCTACCCCAACATCTTCCGCATTTCCACCCTCGTCATGTACATCGTGATCATCTGCCACTGGAATGCGTGTCTCTTCTACTCGTTCTCAAAGTCCATTGGGTTTGGATCGGACACCTGGGTGTACCCAGACATCACAGTGCCAGAGTATGGAGAACTGCTCAGGAAGTACTCTTATAGCCTCTACTGGTCCACCATGACTTTGACCACCATCGGTGAAACTCCTCCCCCAATCCTGGACTCAGAATTTCTCTTTGTGGTAGTTGACTTCTTGGTGGGCGTCTTGATCTTCGCCACCATTGTCGGTAACGTGGGTtccatgatcatgaacatgaaCGCTGCCAGGGCAGAGTTTCAACACAGGGTGGATTGCATCAAGCAGTACATGCACGTCCGGAAGGTCAGCAAGGACCTGGAGGACAGGGTCATCAAGTGGTTTGACTACCTTTGGAACAACAAGAAGGCAGCCGACGAGAAGCACGTGCTGAGGTACCTTCCTGACAAGTTGAAGGCCGAGATTGCGATCAATGTCCACTTGGACACGCTGAAGAAGGTGCGCATCTTCCAGGACTGCGAGGCAGGTTTGCTCATTGAGCTGGTGCTCAAGCTCAGGCCACAGGTCTTTAGCCCCGGGGACTACATCTGCCGCAAGGGTGACATTGGGAGGGAGATGTACATCATCAAGGATGGGAAGCTGGCGGTGGTTGCTGATGACGGCATCACCCAGTTTGTGGTCCTCAGCGATGGAAGCTACTTTGGTGAGATCAGCATCCTCAACATCAAGGGTAGCAAGGCAGGCAACCGCCGCACAGCCAACATTCGCAGCATCGGCTACTCCGACCTCTACTGTCTCTCCAAGGACGACCTGATGGAGGCGCTCACCGAGTACCCGGAGGCCAAGGGCATGCTGGAGGAAAAGGGAAGGCAGATCCTTATGAAAGATGGCTTGATTGACATGGACCCATCTAAGCTGATGCCCGATGCCAAGGACATGGAGGACAAGGTGAACCGGATGTATGCCACCTTGGAGCTCATGCAGACCAAGTTGAAGCGCCTGATGGGCCAATATGATTCCACGTACCAGACGATGCGGGACCGTGTCCGTCTCATGGAAAAGTACGCTGGAGAGACGTGGGAGGAGGActctgaggaagaggagaagaaagaagggaTGGAAGAAGGAGAGAAGGCTGAAgagaagaaggaaggagacgatggaggggagaaggaggaagagaag